AAATGACAGTTTGAGCTCATACATTCCAAATCCTTAAAACTATTTGCAAGAGAAGTGATGGAATTTTACAACAATCGGTTTACAGGTATTGCTTGATAATGGATCATTATAAAATCCTAAAATGAGGCTTACCTCATTTTCATGAGAACTTCCAATCACATAAAAGAAAAGGTCAATGTTGCTCTTGTAGACAACCGTGAGGCCTTCGAGTAATGCTATCTCACCTAAGGACACATAAAATCAAACCAATGGATGTTATTAGATGTACTGAGGCCAGAAAATGATTATCTTTAATATAGTCAATAGGTCTTACTGTCCGTCCTGTGGGTTTTGTTGAATATGTTCTTCTCCAACGCCTTCTGCTCTTTCACTGATGGGTATCCATCACCATAATACTGTAGAAAAGTCAAAGGGAAGAAGTTATTACATGTTGCCATCTTAACTTATGACCCAAGGCAAActtgaattaaataaataggCTTCAATTTCTAATAGAAATACCAAAAGCGCATGACTCAATTGTTAAATACTTTCCAACTTCCCCCATTGGTGTGTTTGACACTCGGCCCAAGACACAGAGCAAGTAAAGCTAAAACAAACACGCATTTAACACGTCATGTGCCGATAACCCCCAATTCTATTCTAAATTATAAACaactgttgtgtgtatgtgtatttaaCCCCAACCGAGTACACTGGTATATAAGCCACATAGCACTGCAACACATATATAATGTACAAATACGAACAGAGTGTGGAACAAAATTGTTagtaaataaaacatatgtatAGTATAGTTGTAATTAGATACATATATACCCTGTGAGGTTTAGTGGAAATTAGGGTTCGGGAAATGTCTGCGGGATGCTAACGTGTTGGTGAGATTGTtgataagaaaaacaaattctCCCGAGGCGGATCATTTAAAGCATTTGGCGTAAGGACCAAATGCTGAAGAAAACTTTAACTAAGTTAATGATGGTAACGTGGTTGTACTATGATATAATGTTATACCATACCTTGGCATATAGCCTGTCTCCATCGTTGTCCAGAATCAGAACTGCTTTGACAGTGTACAAGGATGGTCCCTGTTAAGATAGGAGAATATAAGCACCAACTCATTTTTCCAGTATCAGTATTAGTGATCAAACATATAAATGTCAAAAATATAATGTTAGATGAAAAGTTAGCATGACGTCAAACTTCGTCAGGACCGCGCCGGGTGCACCAACATGGATTGAATGAAAACCCAATCCGAAACCTCAATATATATTACAGCAATAACGACTGCTCAATCGCGATGTTATAAGGAAGACATGACACTTCCACATCATCAACAAACACATTGAGTTACCCACGAAGCTAACCGTTCTGAGGCCAAGCTAGCTGGTTAGCCAACACAGCGGAGCCGTTTACTTTAGTTAGCTCCCTGTCGAATTAACTCGATAACTAGATTATCATATTCCATTAAATGACGAGAAACAACCACGTGTAGTAATACAAAGAAATTATAATTAAAAACTTGAATGACACATGTACTGTGTCAAGTTAATTCATGCAATAACATTACCAGCATTGGAGAATGCATCTTCTTTCTCGTTAGCgaactagctagctagcggcCACGTCACAGCTTTGGTGAATAAAGCTCTTTCCCATTGGCTGATACAAAGCCTGCGTTTTGCTTAGTAGAGCAAAGAGCTGCCCGAGAGCACAACCCGGAAACAACACGCATTGAATGTATTCCATTTAAACTCACCAGTATCGGCAACACATTAAGGAAAAGTTGTAACTTGATAATCTCACGTCACTCCAGGAATGTCAAGTATCGTGGGTTTGTCCTCAACAAACTATATATTTGTGTTATTCTGTCTTTTGCTAGCGTACTCGAAATTAAGATTCCAACTGTGCACCCAACCCTTTTCCTATTATTATGAAAGTCAAACAGAAGTTAATTCTTGTGTATTTCCACCATCTAGATCCTGACCAAGGTTGCCAGTGTAAGTCACTTTCTAAATATTTACTACGTCAGGCCAAGTTGTCAGTGTTCCAATCTATACCAAAGTCCAAATCAATTATCATTATTGACTCAATCATTCCAAAAACTCAAATTTTCAAggcttgtttgcttttttgttcTCATCAAcgtatttttttcttcaggatCCTCCTACATCTAACCAACCCAAATCATCATAGCTGCCACTTCTGGGAAGCATTTGGAAAAACAGACAGATGGGGATTTCCCTGTATCACACAATTGAATTACATCAGCTGTTTGGCCTTACTGTAAGATATTTTTGGGCTTGAGTTTGAAATGACACAGGAATATGTTGGCCTACAGTGTTGAAAGCAAGTGGTGCATGGCTATTTTTTAACTGCAAATGAGTGTATGGGGAAATGCTACAAACTATGTTTGCCATTCATTCTTAACACCAACATTGCGGACAGCCATAACGTGTTGCAATACTGCCCTATGTTTACACAATCCAGCCACTAAGATTTCAAAATGTACCCGACAGGAAAGGAAACAGCATGCTGCCTTGAACTTGCTCACATTTTTCACCTTAAAATTTTCTCACATGACATTAATTAAGAGTGATTCATATTCATACAAATATGTGTTAGAATTCTGACTGTTATGATCATGCTGGCAGGGTTGGAGATGAGGATGAATGAAAGTTGAACGATGAATCAACATTTATGATAAATGAACATAGTGCTTGCTTAGTAATGGAATTAAACTGTTAATAAGACGTCTGCATGTCATGGCTGAATTAGGAACACATCTTCCAAGCATGATGGGAGAACCATTTGTTCATTTCTTACTGGTTCTGTCTAATACTCACAGGGATTCAAAAGTGTAAATGAACAACAGCAATAGATAGAGAATGAAGTAATGTGCTGCTCCCTCATCTCAGCTTAATGCCAGCAACCACAGCAGTTAGCAGTTCCCTTCCGAAGAACCAAGTGCTACTTTTATCAGCATTTAGCAGAGCTTCCGCCAACCAACATCCTCCTTTCCTTACCTTCCCTTTCTGTGTCTGCATTAGCCATTGAATACACGGCCCCATCGCACACATGCAATGACCAACATTCATAGATGCATGCAAACAATGAAATGTTCTTATCATGGCTTTCCAACACTAGTATTTAAAATCTGGAAATAGAAAGGAAGGGTCAAAATAATCACAAAATAATTTAGAAGTACAGCATGTTGTTACAAAACATCTTAATCTAAACATCTTGAGATAAGCGCATGTCTCATTGAGACATTCGGAAGAAAATGATGCAGCAACTTCAGGTTCCTCTTTTGGTTTCAGGTAGAGATAACTATCACGACCGACCTCCGAGGGAACAAGAATGGAAAGGTTATCTCTAAATCCCATCCACATCAGTTGCACTGAAGAATATGAATATGGATAAATGAATATGTCCAGTAAAACATTTAGCATCCTgctcaaattaaaatgaacaacatAAGCACACAGTAGAATAAGTAAAGTATGTAAAATTGGGTATAAGGAGCTTCATATTGGCCAcaattcaaaaaaacatttcagttgaCTACCATGCTAATCATTTGCAAATGTTACCACTTATTGGATCTTATTAAGTTTGTGTGGTTATTAAAGCCTTCAAATAACATTATACAAGGGTAAAATGTCACTATTCGTCACATTTCAGATAGTTTATCTGTAAGTAAATACTCTATCTGCCCTCTCTTTTTTATCCTTTCCCAGAAGCTGACTCCAAAAAAATTCCCTTTATGACACCACAACCCAAAGcacacattcattttgtttagCAGTGAGGCGGTTTTTCAGTTAATGTCTCCAACAGCTTTATGAACGTTAAGACAAAACCATGATGCCACATTTCTTCATCTTTAATAAACAGATGAAATGCTTCAGAAACATCAGGACACCAACAACCAAAATATTTAACCCTCATTCTCTCATTAAATGGATCACAGCCTGTTTTCAAATCCATCATTTAGGCCCAAGGGAGTCAACTGTGGGCAGATCCCAGCCAAGATGTAACATGTATTTTTGAAGTAGAGTTGTCCGTAgcattaacagaaaaaaaaggctgccgGCCCTGAGAGGTCCAGGCAAGCTGGAGAGCAGAGATGTTAACGACTAAtggaagcaaacaaacacaaataggGAAAGTAGGCGTAGACACGGGAACTGTGTCCAGATTCTCAACCATTGTGGTCGCAGTAATAACAGGGTGCTCTCCGGCATGCTGGGGCAGTGGTTGAGGCAGGGGCTGGGTGCTAGGAACTTGGGTTGGGaagtcccttttttttattcctggtAGACATTCACCTTTCTTGACTGTCAGCCACCTACTCTTTCCATGTTAGACCAACGACAAAGAAAACATTGAGATTTCTGTCTTTGTGGGATGTGATGCTCCATATTCTCATGGAATATACAGTGCCATGTAGTGAAACTCAATTTTTCTTATTGGAAGCTctgaaatgtacatttatttcacaaaaacgGTTTGCTTTGTATTCAAGTTAATGAGTAAATATTCTCATTAAGGGACTTTATGGTatttgtacacaaacacattctgttTCTGTCAACTCCAAAAGTTGAGTTGAATTATCATAGTGTTTAAAAGGACCATAAAATCTTCTTTATATTTTTAACCTTAAGAATGCGTATTGCGAATCCCATAAattggaaatgtttttcatgAACCCACTTTAAATAGTTGTTAATCCCTCTGTACATGTATGTACCCTGTATTCTTGTCTAACACAATCAAGTTACACATTCAACATTAAAGTAAATACAGTGAAACCTgttgaattccttttttttttttttaaaaacccatCCGTTTGCCTgagtaaaagaaataaaagaagtgcGATGCTTATTTACATAAACTGCTTTCATCTGTTCCGCACCACAGTTTTTAGTTTTAGACAGCAAATAGCAGTCTGTGGCTCCCTTGTTTGCGAGTAATTCTACAAACATGCATTTGCATCGGCTTGTTTTACAAAAAGGTAACATTTCTTTGAGAGGCTTTTGCATTTGCTGTAGTCACAGAAGCCAATATAAAGGAGATTTAATCaacaaatacttttaaaaaaatgaaatctatTCATTTTGCACAGCAGGAGGGATTTTACAAAGAATTGAATCTCTCGATATATTTCACGTTCCAAAATGCTCGTTGGAAGGCAGCAATCTATCACTGTGCACAACAATGAATTGCTCTATTAAGCAATGGCTATGTATCCTGTCTACTAACAGTTTCACAATGAAGTTCCACACAACACATGGCCTTTGTGAGTTCACCGCTCACAGTGCTTCAGATCAGGGCAATGAGGGGATTTTTTCGTGAGGGATTTTAATGGTCACTTGCTATGTAAGACACGCTCCCCTCCATtctccccctgctcctctctctccctcggcgGTTGCTCTGCCAGACAGAGGAACAATGTGGTCTTTCTTACCTGTCGGAGGCTGTACATTCCATCTCTGCTAAACTGAGTCGCGATCTTACCTGCAACCCACTCCTGCTTGAACAGGGCCCACACTGCAATGCCAGCTCCAGGTGCTCCACATCACACGCCTCATACCTTTGGTTTTGACGGATTTGAAAGGACACCGTTCTTGTACGGTTTGGCCCGCAAAGAGACAACCAGCAGGCTACTTttgaatcacttttttttttcttcatttaatttaaatcaaaattgcgtaaagtattttttttttttttattgttttgtgaaAACATCTGCCTACCTCAGGGTGGACTGACAATGATTGCCATGTTCTTTGGCATACTGTTGGTTTGTGGTTTGTCATGTGGGCAAAAGGGAAATTTGGAGGTTGGAGTGCCAGTGTGCTATTGAGGATAgaagagtgaagaaaaaaagtggtGTGGGTGCTTTACAGGAAGATTGTGTTTGTCCACACAGAGCCATCCCATTTACGCCAGTGGCTGTATGACTAGCTGAACcgagagagggacagacagtTGAAGAGGAGCAAGAGCACAGGGCCTTGTGTATTTCACATCTGATGGTAGAAACACATCTTCTGTGAAAAAGAACGGATTctcattttgatcatttttgtttcattttattttcttaacacCAGGATTGTTGTTCACATCTGACGTTTCTTTTACACCCAATCACCTGCCGAAGAAGCAGAGAATGGTGGCCAGGTATGTCAATTCACCTCATCCTTTCTTTCAATTCATCTGCTGAGAGATTATAGTGTTGCTATTCTAATTAAATCTTTATAGCAGTATGTAGATGTACAACTTCATTAATGCAATATTACACTTAATTGCATCATAGCCAAAAGATCTATTGAACAATGCAATTAAATTTTTGCAAACGCTTGCAGGCTTTGATGTCGTAATTAATAGTAATAATTTGTATTAATAACACAGATGAATACATGTCCACAAATTACTTCTTATTAGAAGTTTTATCTTGGTGAGTATAGCGAATTTGAACTTGTTTTTCATTGTCTAAAACAGTGGCCTTTAAGTGTTGAGTGAATTATGATCTCTTACAGTGACGGAAACAGCCGTAAAAAACTTACCACAAGCACCCCCCTGGTTATAGCAGGATATGATAGTTATAACCCTATTTTTCAAAACTGTATTTTTCAAAACAGATGATAGCAAATAGCCTCCAAGGCAGGTGGAATACAAATTATACACATAATACACATTTTGTTCACACTGTTTATTTTGAAGGTCAAGGGGAAATTAGAAGAGTATTTAAAATCttatacaaaaaatgaaaacacattttcatgtgGATTTAACAATTAACGTAAAAATAATTACTTGTACATTTCGCAATGTTACACTCATTGAGCTTGATCTGTAATGTGACACCTGTGTGATACTCCATTCCGATTAGCCTGACTTTGATTACTCGTTTTTAATAATCTTTTGAAGTTCAGATAATTCCGACTTCAAAGGTACTTTTGCCTCCACCCGTAGCCGTGTCATAAGAACAAAGCAGTTACTGCATTATCCTCAGTGGAGAAGCTTAAGGCTGCCATTTGTGGACACCTCATTTATTGACGGGAACACACCGGTTTATcaaacacatttattgaatTCTCATGTTGCTACGAAAGACATATTCAAGTTAATAAAACGATCTTCCAAATGTATATATGTCACTTATGGTTTATTCAATTTGAACAGTTTCACATAGGGCGAAGCAATGCAAAGGGACACAGCACACGATAATCTGCTGCCCCATCCGTGGTTTCTTTTAAGTTTATTAACTTAATTACGTTTTAATCATCAAGCAAGCAGatgcttgtttgtgtgcattgtaAATTGTAAGTGTTCACTTCTCTTTTGGTGTTTAGGCAAACTGtctaaattgtgtttttaactCAATTGGAACATTTCTCAAACATTACAATACAAGCGGGAAATGTTAAAACGTCTTTTAAAAAACAGCCCACTGACTGAGCTCAACCAAAACATTGGAAAGAGTACTATCGATATGAAAGGCCATACACCAAATTCTCCAAGCAGCCATCAGGCCCCAGTGTGTCTCGAAGCGAGCGCTGTTTTCCCGCAGATTGTGTTATCAGGAGTCGGCATAGCTGCACCCGGGACAGCTGTTGGGAGGAGTTAAATCAACCGAACTGAGCCCCTCGTGCTCTCCAAAAGAACACCCAGGCATTTATTTAGCAGCGGTGGGTCTACTGATCTGCGCCGTATGCATTAGAAATGTGCGTTTGGACGCGTTGTGTGACTTTGTGGCATCGTAGATACTGTGCGGTGTCGTTTTCTCCCCCTCCTTTCTGGTGTGTCAGAGTTTAGATGCCGGGAAGGTAATACTAACTCTGGAGTGTGTCTTTGCCAGGTTGATCTTCTGCAACAAAAGCTTGTTCTGAATGTGTTCCACAGCCAACTATGCTCTCCCTCTGAGGAGAACCTGTGAGGTAAGTCTTTGTAGGAACagggaaaaacaaaggaaacccAAAATATATACGCTTATGTACGAGGTCATGATTTGTCTTTACTTTCACAAGGTATTAGCCATTCCAGGCAGGCAGTGTGGCGGAGTGTCCATGTCAAATAATTACCCTGGAGCCAGGTCTCATGGAGCTCCTCAGGACACAGAGATGGATGTGGCTTGGCAGGAGCTGATGGCCATCCCAGAGCTGCAGGTAACTCTTTAGCTCTTACACACAGTGAGAAAATGTCTTATCCCCAAATAGGCTAATGTTATCACAATATCTCATGCAGTTTATTTTGTACTAAAAAATAATTACTAAATCTATTATGTTTCATTCTATTGGAATAAAAACTTCCTCTTTTCACGTGTTGCTAACTGTTGAAAAACGAATACTCTGCTGAGGAGAGCAACAATGGCCCGTTTGAACGATGGCGAGATGAAGAGATTGCGAGAGGGGGGCAAGTGCTGCATGTTGCTCGCGGCCCCCTGCACAGCACAATAGGCATCTGTTTCCAGGTGAAACCTGATCACTTCTATGAGAGCCCTTCATAGGCTACGGGTGGCACGCTGAAGTGGGCGCAAACTGTGTTCTACAGTCAGCCAGATGAAGTTGCGTTTAGCACAACATGTACAATGATGAACCGCTCATTAATAACTCGGCTTTTGTTGCAGGAGTTTGAAGTCTCCAGCGCAGGCTCCTATGAGGCAGCACAGTACCAAAGCATGGAGCCCATGGTCCCTGTGGGAGGGTACGAGATGGCTCAGTCCCACTCCGAGGCCCCGCCCGCCGCCTGCGCGCTCGGCACTGCCGACACTTACGACGGATGTTACCATCGCCCGGGCGACGGCGCGGCGATGTACGGACACAGCggctctcagcacattcagcgaATGCTCCCCGTCTCGGGTCACACGCAGCCCCCGCACATGGCTCTCAGGGAACAGGTGAACGTGGCCGGCATCAGCCAAGGGCACAGGAGGGCCACCACCGGTCTCTCTCAGGATCCACGGCAGCACATGCTTTGGACCGCACATGGACAAGGTTCACACGTTCTCCCGGCTGATGATCTAGAGTCAGACTCGGGGCTTTCTCTGGGTTCCAGTCCCCCTTTGGCCTCCCCGGATAATCCCGTTGGTGGTGCACCAGGTTACCAGAGTGTAGACGTGGGCATGACATATAGCGACGGAGAACCCGACAGCATGGCTGAACACGCAAGAAGAGCAAACATCCATTACTCCATGGAGTACCAGAGTGCAGCCTTCTCATATTTACACCCAGGTGCACATCCTTCTTATTATTCTACAGAACCAACTTTATCTCACCCTCAACCCAACGTTCTGACTCGGCCAGTGAAACCGCAGGGTCAGGGCTGTGCCCTGGGCGACCTGACCATTGAGTCGGGGGCGtccagcagagggagctcacAATGCAACATGTACGCAAAGCCACAAGGAAGTATCTCCACTCCGGCTCCACTAAGCAGAGACGAGCGGCGGGCAATGTCTTTGAAGATCCCCTTTCCAATGGAGAAGATTATAAATCTACCTGTGGATGACTTCAATGAGCTCCTGACACAATATACTCTGACAGACCATCAATTGGCCCTGGTCAGGGACATCAGACGGAGAGGGAAAAACAAGGTGGCTGCTCAGAACTGCAGGAAAAGGAAGCTTGAGAGCATAATTCATCTTGAAAGAGAACTGAACCAGCTGCAGGCCCAAAGAGAGCACCTGGCCAAGGAGAGGGTCGAGTTCCAGCGCAGCTTGACCTTCATTAAATGTCACCTTACAGATCTATATTCAAAAGTATTCTCTCACTTAAGAGATGAGGAAGGACAACCATACTCCGTTGACGAGTATGCCCTTCAGCAGACGTCGGATGGTAAAATTTATTTGGTGCCTAACGCAACTATGCAAAAAAGAGAGCAATGTTGATAATCGATTACCCCATGATACAAATCCCTTTAGAAAGGCTTCATGCTGAAATGTGCCAATCCAAAGTATATGAACTTAATTTCTTGTGGTATGACTTGAGACAATCCTTTACTAGTACCACGGTGGGGAAATTCAGCCTGGCGTAGAACCTGATATGCATCATTCAACAAAACTTTAAAATTGACCAAGACCAGTTTGttattaaaaaatactttattaaaaaaaaatatatacacacactgcatgGCAGTCttgatacaaaaatatatataaaagaggGAAAAGGTACAGCCATCACATTCCCGGCAACCTGTATATATAAATTAAGAGTTAAATAAGGAAAACTTTGAAAAGAATGTGAAAGTAAATGAGTTTACCTGATTTAGCCACTGTCACAGAAATGTCAGGTTTGAAGAGCAGGAAGTTTCCTAGAAAGCAGACACACCAAATGAGTAAAgtgctttcttttttacaaccccccccccacacacacacatttttgttgACAGCATGCAATATGTTGTAGCGCCTCTATGCACAATTAGGAGGCCATTTCTAACAAACAGTGGTGTAAGTCATAATAAAACTTGTTTGCACAAATGTCATGTCATTACTGGGCTACACAACTCACTACCAGCTAtattgaggaagaaaaaaaaaaaagcaagacatACTATCAGTAGTTGAGAAGTCTGGTCTTACCTACAGAAAGCACATAAGCCTTTTGGAAGCTGCTGCCTGCTAGCCTCAGGCTTCTGTTCTCACTCTTCCCTGCTTCAATGATCCTGGCGATGGGTTTGCTACTTCTCTCCCTCAGCTGGCTTCCATGACTGGCCTCAAAGACTTTGCATGTAAGCTAGCATCCTCCAGTTGATCTTTGCAGAACTCGGGGTATTCTGTACCAAGTGGTGGGCTCTTTGTGGTGGAAGTATTTGTGCACCACTCCTCATTCCTCAACCAGTATTGCAAATTCACTCATGATGTACGTGGTGATCAGCACGTGGGCTTCTCACACATCACATGGATTTCTTTTGGCTGCTCGCTCACATTATGTGAAATGTCCCTCACCCCACAGGTGTGTAGCACCTAATAACCCTCCCTTTCCCAAACCACTCAAGAGGCTAACAAGactttgtaaaaaagaaaactgagaGTGTTTATTTCAGCTTGATTGGATGcagatacaaataaaaaccagactttaaagaaaaaacaatctaCATAAAACCTCATTGGAATGCTTGCTTtcccaaaaacacatttgatgaaaaaaaacaagaagcacaAAACGTTTAAATGAAGACCCTCCATGATTTATCTACTGTACATCTCTTCTTGCAGCAGCTGTAACCTGTCACAACTGTTTGGCTGAGCAGATTTAGGAGGTAAACCTGCAGCTGCCCTGTCAATTCGCTTgctctcctcgctctcctctcctAAGTACTCAGCCCTGTTGAACAATACGGAACAACATCGTTAACTGTGCACTGACTTCATATGACCTGACATccagagtgattttttttttttaaagaatgtttaTCTACACTTAACGAGTCCCTGCGAACTACAAACTCTGGTTTACAAAGATTAAAAGAAGAGTTCAGGCATGTTAGTGAGCACTTACcacttcacattttaaaaacgtcCTGAACGGCCATAGCCACCATTGTTTCCACCTCCatagccgccgccgccgcctccaccaccacctgggaGCAAAGGGAAGACTTAGCTTACAGAGACTTCCTCATTCCATAACGTTCATGCACTGGCTTGCTCCATTGTACCAAAGTTTCtgccaactccaccacctccgccGCCAAAGTTGTTCTTCATCGGGCCAAAATTGGAGGCCTGGGAGTCGTAGTGGCCCATGTTGTTGTAGTTATTTCCACcaccaccgctgcccccccctccgcagtTACCTGTGATCATTTCCATGTGGAACAGCATAAGTAAATCACACCTTTGAGAGAGAAAAGTTAGTGGTGCGGAAAAAACTCACCATAGCCATTGCTGTCATAGCCATTGCCTCCACCTCCATAGCCGCCGCCCCCACCGCCACCACCCTGGTTGTAGCCTTGGTTATATCCTCGGTTGCC
This sequence is a window from Pungitius pungitius chromosome 1, fPunPun2.1, whole genome shotgun sequence. Protein-coding genes within it:
- the nfe2 gene encoding transcription factor NF-E2 45 kDa subunit isoform X2, with protein sequence MCSTANYALPLRRTCEVLAIPGRQCGGVSMSNNYPGARSHGAPQDTEMDVAWQELMAIPELQEFEVSSAGSYEAAQYQSMEPMVPVGGYEMAQSHSEAPPAACALGTADTYDGCYHRPGDGAAMYGHSGSQHIQRMLPVSGHTQPPHMALREQVNVAGISQGHRRATTGLSQDPRQHMLWTAHGQGSHVLPADDLESDSGLSLGSSPPLASPDNPVGGAPGYQSVDVGMTYSDGEPDSMAEHARRANIHYSMEYQSAAFSYLHPGAHPSYYSTEPTLSHPQPNVLTRPVKPQGQGCALGDLTIESGASSRGSSQCNMYAKPQGSISTPAPLSRDERRAMSLKIPFPMEKIINLPVDDFNELLTQYTLTDHQLALVRDIRRRGKNKVAAQNCRKRKLESIIHLERELNQLQAQREHLAKERVEFQRSLTFIKCHLTDLYSKVFSHLRDEEGQPYSVDEYALQQTSDGKIYLVPNATMQKREQC
- the nfe2 gene encoding transcription factor NF-E2 45 kDa subunit isoform X1 gives rise to the protein MCSTANYALPLRRTCEVSLCRNREKQRKPKIYTLMYEVMICLYFHKVLAIPGRQCGGVSMSNNYPGARSHGAPQDTEMDVAWQELMAIPELQEFEVSSAGSYEAAQYQSMEPMVPVGGYEMAQSHSEAPPAACALGTADTYDGCYHRPGDGAAMYGHSGSQHIQRMLPVSGHTQPPHMALREQVNVAGISQGHRRATTGLSQDPRQHMLWTAHGQGSHVLPADDLESDSGLSLGSSPPLASPDNPVGGAPGYQSVDVGMTYSDGEPDSMAEHARRANIHYSMEYQSAAFSYLHPGAHPSYYSTEPTLSHPQPNVLTRPVKPQGQGCALGDLTIESGASSRGSSQCNMYAKPQGSISTPAPLSRDERRAMSLKIPFPMEKIINLPVDDFNELLTQYTLTDHQLALVRDIRRRGKNKVAAQNCRKRKLESIIHLERELNQLQAQREHLAKERVEFQRSLTFIKCHLTDLYSKVFSHLRDEEGQPYSVDEYALQQTSDGKIYLVPNATMQKREQC